The window TCCTGAATTTTGTTCTagtatgttgttttttttttccaagttGCATCTGACTTTAattgaaaaaataattatgaagaATATTAGTATTGTATTATTCTTTTTCTTGCTTCAGGATATCACTCGAGTATATCTCATACGGTCTTCGTTTACAGGTTAgggtagattttgatgataagagTAGCTGGGAGTATTTGTTCAAAGTGTATTGGTTAACTCTTAAAGGAAAGCTATCAGTAACAATTGAGGACCTACATAATGCTAAAAATCCATGGAAAGGATGTGATACTTCTATGTATAATGAGGAAACTTCTGATGAGTTATATAATGCTAATGATGACCAAGAAGCTAGCTCTGACAGCACTCCAGGGCATCAGGAAGGTAGCATTTCCTCACGTAAAAAAGTTCGAAAACGTTCTAAGAAATCTGCTGAAATTGAAGTTCCGGCCCAGGATGTTGATAGTGAAAAGAAATCTTTGTCTGAAGACAGTAAATGGGCTTCACCAGTGCTCTTAGAATTTGTAGCACACATGAAAAATGGTGATAAATCTGTTCTGTCTCAATTTGATGTTCAAGCCCTTTTGCTGGATTACATCAAACGAAATAACCTTCGTGACCCTCGTAGGAAAAGTCAAATCATTTGTGATCCAAGACTCCAAAATATGTTCGGTAAACTACGTGTCGGACATTTTGAAATGTTAAAGCTTCTGGAATCACACTTTTTAATCAAAGAGGCTCCGCAGATAGGTATGGATGATAACCAAGGGGGGACTATAGATTCTGATTCTGGTCAAATTGATGCCGAAGAACACAGCATGACAAGTATTGGTTCTGATAAGCGGCTGAAGACCCGCAAAAGAGTTGGGGAGAGAGAACTGCAGGCCAATCTTGATGAATATGCAGCAATCGATGCCCATAACATCAATCTGATTTATCTGCGTCGCAATTTAATGGAGGATCTTATTAATGATGACAATTTCAGCAAAAACGTTGTTGGCTCTTTCGTGAGAATAAGGATTTCTGGTGCAGGTCAAAAGCAAGATATGTATCGACTTGTTCAAATTATCGGTAAGGTTTTTCTATATTTTAGCATTCTTTCAGGTCATAGCTTTATGTCTCTAAAATCAATACTTCTATACAGGCACACATGTGCTTGCAGAAAAATATAAATTGGGCAAGAAGACGACAGACATTGCACTGGAGATATTGAATTTAAACAAGACGGAAATCTTATCTATTGATTCCATCTCAAATCAGGATTTTACAGAGGTGGGAAGCTGgtacattttatttttttctcctcaTCGAGTTtgttcagcaatagtatcttgtgtGGGTTTGAAATCTTTGCTGGATACCCTGTAAATTGGTATTGGTTTCTAGGCTATATGAAGTAGATTTCCCCTTCTCTATTTGATGTCAGATATGCGTTTTAAGGAATCATTGTAATATCTTTACTTAAGGTTGGTTATTTAAAACTAGAAATCTACACTTTTAAACCCATTGTTTGGTTGCAAGTCAGTCATATTGTCAATTTTCTTGCATCTTTTATCTCTAGCTCAGTATTTTGGTAAAATCAAGCAGTAAGAGCTATCTGACATGTGGGTACACGTGCATACTTGTTTCAAGGTGGGTGATGGATTTTAGGTAATACTACCACTGAGATCTATAAATTGTAGTCATTCAAATGTTGACAGTGCCATCTTTCTTGCAAATTACATTGTCAAATATCCTTGACCTGCTTTCTTTCTGACATTTTCATCAATTGGAATTTTGCTTTGTGATTTTCTTTTATTCTGATGATGATTCTTATGTTTCTAGGAGGAATGCAAACGCTTGCGACAGAGCATAAAATGTGGCTTGATTAATAGGTTGACCGTGGTAAGATATAACATTCGAGCTAAATCCTTCAGACCCCTTTTGGCTTCCTGATAAAGACTGATCTACCTTTTTAAATATTCAACGTGTCAGGGGGATCTTTTAGAAAAAGCTCAGGTTCTCCAAGAAGTGAGAGTTAAAGATGTGAGGACATTACCAATACTTGTATTTACTTTATGAAAAATTTCCAAGTGTCACAAGGTGTGGATTTGAATTTGCTTAGTCTTTCCTTGCAGTGGTTAGAAAATGAGAAGTTACGACTCAGTCATCTTCGTGATCGAGCAAGTGAAACAGGCCGCAGAAAGGAATATCCTTTTAGCTTAGATGCCCATGGTGCTTTTGTGTTTTCACTTGCATAACATAGTTTTTAAAGGAGTACATTACAATTTGCCTAGGCTTTTTGATGTCTGGAATCTTCCTGCTAGAAAAATTCATCTTTTGAGTTTGTGCTGAAGACATGTTGCTTGTGATTTTCCAAATATCATTTATAATGAAGATCAATTTCTCCATATGATCAAGATAGTCCTGGACCTCCTGGTAGGCACGTATGATCTGCGTTTTTTCTGTTTTGTGACTACATGTACTTCCTTTATGCAGGACTGTGGATTTAAATTGTTTTGTTTCTCATATATGTGATGCACTTGTACTGATAAGAACCATGCTTTTGagttatctcttgatgatgatataAGTTCTGTAGGAGTTAAATTTGTGTATAATTACTGGCAAATGAACAGTAGGTTAAGTTATTCAAGGTTGAAGAGAAATTGGTAATTAGGAGCCTGAACCCGAAGTATCTGATCATTTAGAAGATTTTTGGTGGAAAGAATGATCTCCCTGGTGTTCTGTGGTTGGAGATAAGGTTAGGGGTAAATATTTGATGATCTATCCAATTACCTACTTTGTACAGAGTTTAGAAAGGCATGGTCTTTTAAGTTCAGGTGGAAAGAGAGGGACACTAATAAAATTTTTTCTGAGGTCCAATCGGCTGAAAATTTCTGATTCTCAAGTTATGACTTTGACCAACAAAATCAGGAACTTCTTCTTGGTTCTGACACCCAATCCAGAGTGGCTGCATGCTAAAGGTAGCACTAGCTAAATAAGGTTTGCTGCTGCTTAGTTAAATGGCCCCGGGATTGGCTGATTCTGAAATATTCATTATGTAGCCTAATGCTGAGTGACTACAGTATGTTCTGGAAAAGGGATGAGAAAGCAGTAGATTCAAGTAGGACCTTTGTAAAAAAAAGCCAAGGTACATGCGATCCACTAGAAAAACTACATTTTGAAATTCATATTTCTAATCATAGATTGTTGTTTTGCTTGCATCGGTACAAAATGGGCGCTTGGTACATATCGGTCTGGGCATAATCGGAACCATTAAAACGGTCCCACTGCAACTGTGGGCGGTCCGCTCCGACCCATTAAAATGGTCCTTCTGCAACCTGTTTAATTAAAACTTGAGTGCTTGCGTTTGTGAGTCTTCTTTGTCCTCTActgtctcctcttccttcttccgctccttcctccactgcctcttctttcttcctcttcctccaatgcCTCCttatcttccttcttccttctctcctttctcttctcctccttcctcttcaagTCACCAATGTGTACCGATGTATTGTGTCGATACACTAGTACCAACTCGTACGTACCAGTCCGGCCAGGTCATCAGTAAGGGTCCAGTGCATGAAACAACATTCCTTAGGTCTAATTTTGCACTTGTTTAGCTTCCTCAACAATCAGTAAGCAACATATTTCTAGTTCTAAATGGAGTAAAAAAAAAACCTTCTATAGTTTCATGATTCTTATTATATGATTTCTGACATTAATAATGTTAGTCAAATTATAACTCACTATACTTGAAGCTTATGAATTGCCACTACATAACTCATCAAGGATAGCAGTTTTGTCTTACCTGGAGATCTTTTGTCGCAAAGCCGATTCATGCCATGCCATGCCGTGCCATGCTACCGCTCCTGCTGGCTATTTTGAAATGGTCAAGACCGTCTTTTGGCCTGTTTCACTTAGCACTAGAGGTATGAGATACAATGCTGATTTGTATCATGTTGATAGCATACTGAAATTTACTGTGATGGCAATACTTATTAATTTTTGTTGCTTTACCTTAAATAATTACAGAATTTAACTAAAAATTGCATTAAATAATGAAAAAACAATTCAAATACTTATATTATTTAATCTTGAGATTGAGTTACTCAAACCTTAAACTAGTAGAGTCATCTTAAACCTAAGGTTGTCTAGGCTGCATTAGTCTCTATTATATGCTGCTTCTATTTTCTTCTTCAGATGTTGTTGGGTTTAAAATATCCATATCAAATTGCTTGTTGGTCAATTCAATTGCACTTTGTTTTTTAGCTAGCTATTTCTTGCTTTAAGTTGTGTTTGCATCAGTGTGCAGATATATTAGACAGTTGCAAAATATTATTGACCGTTGGTTGTTCATACTTTGACCTATGCAGCTAACATGATCTATGAAGTTTGACTTGTTGCCAATAGTTGTGTCTAGATCTTTATAACTTTCTATATGTGGTATTCTCTCAATCATGGATTGGAATCTTGGTTTGATACTGGTTTCGGTAACCTACCAGACTAGAATGTTAGTAGTATGCTGGGTACTAGTCAGTATATTAATCATTCCGTCCAGTATTGTTGAATAGAAcaatgaagaaaataaaaatgaatattATTGTACTGATATCAAGCTTATTTGTTGATAATGTTTCGATACCGGTACTTAGTTAGGCTGATAAATATTAGTTTGTAGTTTGTACCAACTGGATTTGAAGCCTTGCTTTCAATTGGTTTCTCGCAAGGAAAGTTAGCCTGTCAATTAGGCTGGCATGAAGTGATTAGAAATGTGGGGTTCAAAATTTAACTTTTGATGCAGCTGACTATCAAAGATTTTCACAAAGAATTATCTTTGGTATATAATGaagttttttatgatcttacaaaCACAATCCTTGACTAAACTAGAATTGTATGTGATGTTGTCCTCAACATATCTCATTACAGAAAAAGGCCCATGTAGCAGACCCAAATAGTTGGACATTAGGGcttgttgttgttggtggtgTTGTACCCAAATAGTTGAATCTATGAGATGACATGGAATACATTTTATTCCATAATTACTATACAGGTTAGATTTCCTCTGTTTAACAGAATTCTGTGGTGCTATTCTCAGAGAAAAAAAGCTTGCCCATCTATTGCAAGGAAAAGAAGTTGAACTGATGATCCTCACAAGTAAAGGATTTGAGGATTGTATTAAATCAATATGGGATGAAGATTATGTTTCCCAGAGCCACAGTCATTCAAGATTCGTGGAAATAAGAATTATGTTACTTTAGACTTTCCCAGGGGTATATACTTCATTGatgcttattattattaaccACTTGGTTTTCTAGGTTGGTTGACAACTCCTAGAGATCAATGTAGCTCTCACAATCAAGGTTGCCTTCCACATTCATAGCAGGTTTATTCTTGCTGTAGACTAGCTTTGAGAGTCGGTCTATAATCACATGAGGTTCCTAAACTAATCCTTTTTACCCAAATGGGCTTCTTTCGATCTATTGTCTAATCATGAGATGAATGACAATGGTGCctctttttcttgtttcttgtttCTGTTTAAGCATTGGTAGTTTgaatgtttcttttaatgaaggtGATGAGTGTATTTTTGCAATTTACCTACTCAGGCatccagaaaagaaaagaaaattctaaaTGTTAATAGCAGTTGCATTTTCCGTCTCGTGTTCTGTGATATGACAAATAAATGGTTGTAAATGTTGCTTTCTTTTCCTGAATTGGAAGTATATTATCTCAGGACTGCTTTTGTAGTGCGATAAATTGTCATTGatgaacataaaacatataaaacaTATTCTTAAAGCTTCCTTAACTATTTCCCACGCTTAGAGAGTGCATAGAAAAGTTGCAGATTCTGAACAAACCTGAGGAATACCAGCGTAGAATTAGAGAAGTTCCAGAAATACATGTTGACACCCATATGGATCCAAATTATGAATCTCCAGAGGAAGAAGCAGATAATAAGAAAGAAGGTATTTTGCTACTAGGTTATGGATGCACTTGCTCTTGCAGCTCGTATACCTTTTAGTCTGACAATAATATCTCatcttttattattgtaaattgCTCCCATGCTTGCAGATAATTTTAGCAGGTCAAGGGGGTCTTTATCTCGTAGGAAGGGAAAAGAGTTAATTTCTCCAGGCAGAAGAGGGTCCATCTCAAATTACCATTTGAATGATGCGACTAAAAGTTTGAGTACCAGTTGGACGTCAGGTACACAAACAGGAGGTGCAGAAGAAAAGATAGAAACCATAGTTGCTCTAGGTGATAGGAAATGTGAAATATCACGGACTGAGAGTAATATTGGCTGGACAGACAGCTCGGGAACTCTGATGAATGGTAACAAACTTGTTACTGGTGTTGAACATCCATGTGGTGTTGCACCTGACACTATGATCTCCTCTCCTGGAGTTCCACTGCCATCAAATGTCAGCGAGAGTGATAAGGTGTGGCAGTATCAAGATCCTTCAGGAAAAATCCAGGGACCTTTTTCAATGTCACAGTTGCGCAAATGGAGTTCTACAGGTTACTTCCCACCAGACCTTAGGATATGGCTaaaatctcaaaagcaagaagacTCTATGTTACTGGCCGATGTACTGCCGGAGTTCCTGAAAGACACACAACAGAAAGAACCTCAACCTACTAATTTTATCCAGCCCACAAATTTTGTTGCTGAAGCAAATACAGGACACAACTGGGATATAGTTTCAAGAGGGGACACCAATCCAACATCTGCAGGTATCAAGCAAAACAACCACTGGAGGGCAAACCAGAATGATATTACCATGTCCATTGCTGGTTACAAAATGTCAAATGTTGATAGATGGGCTCCTCAGGCACCTAACTACATTGATCCAAGGAGGGAGTTGATGATAACTGAGGAAAGAAAGATCGGGATATCTCCAAGAGCTTGGGAATCAACAAAGGATACTAATGCTTGGTATGGCCAACACACAAGTCATAACAACCCAAGCACCAAAATTTCTGTTCCATTTGCTGGGAATCCATATGATACACCAGCCTACCAAGTTACAGGGGGGCAAGCAAGTAATGCTGAGGGACAGAACAGGAACCAGGAGCatggaagttcatggagctcatTTAGATCCAAGCCAACAAGACCTAGTGACCAGGGTTACGATGAGCGACATTCTAATTGGAGCTCTTCAGGCCAACATTCGCATCAAGTTTCTGCACAATACCAGCAAATCCAACCGGTGAGTTTTTCCAAAAGACAATGGGTGAATGATGCACACAATCCACCTACTCCTACCCCACAGCCAAGTGGCATGGTCTGGACAAG of the Musa acuminata AAA Group cultivar baxijiao chromosome BXJ3-2, Cavendish_Baxijiao_AAA, whole genome shotgun sequence genome contains:
- the LOC103974715 gene encoding zinc finger CCCH domain-containing protein 19 is translated as MEPRDGDLQDGYFPHPFDDAVVQRTPPPPVTPDDEEADQGDAQVAGAYEMDDAQLVSSPFALSPAFEPSQEDAAGEEALPMSEAAAAVEASGPVKRKRGRPPKAHGAGRVPVPKKKKEEEEVCFICFDGGDLVLCDRRGCPKVYHPACINRDEAFFRSRARWNCGWHICSTCQKAATYMCFTCTYSLCKACIREARFFCVRGNKGFCEACYRTIMLIESNGQDNEEKVRVDFDDKSSWEYLFKVYWLTLKGKLSVTIEDLHNAKNPWKGCDTSMYNEETSDELYNANDDQEASSDSTPGHQEGSISSRKKVRKRSKKSAEIEVPAQDVDSEKKSLSEDSKWASPVLLEFVAHMKNGDKSVLSQFDVQALLLDYIKRNNLRDPRRKSQIICDPRLQNMFGKLRVGHFEMLKLLESHFLIKEAPQIGMDDNQGGTIDSDSGQIDAEEHSMTSIGSDKRLKTRKRVGERELQANLDEYAAIDAHNINLIYLRRNLMEDLINDDNFSKNVVGSFVRIRISGAGQKQDMYRLVQIIGTHVLAEKYKLGKKTTDIALEILNLNKTEILSIDSISNQDFTEEECKRLRQSIKCGLINRLTVGDLLEKAQVLQEVRVKDWLENEKLRLSHLRDRASETGRRKELRECIEKLQILNKPEEYQRRIREVPEIHVDTHMDPNYESPEEEADNKKEDNFSRSRGSLSRRKGKELISPGRRGSISNYHLNDATKSLSTSWTSGTQTGGAEEKIETIVALGDRKCEISRTESNIGWTDSSGTLMNGNKLVTGVEHPCGVAPDTMISSPGVPLPSNVSESDKVWQYQDPSGKIQGPFSMSQLRKWSSTGYFPPDLRIWLKSQKQEDSMLLADVLPEFLKDTQQKEPQPTNFIQPTNFVAEANTGHNWDIVSRGDTNPTSAGIKQNNHWRANQNDITMSIAGYKMSNVDRWAPQAPNYIDPRRELMITEERKIGISPRAWESTKDTNAWYGQHTSHNNPSTKISVPFAGNPYDTPAYQVTGGQASNAEGQNRNQEHGSSWSSFRSKPTRPSDQGYDERHSNWSSSGQHSHQVSAQYQQIQPVSFSKRQWVNDAHNPPTPTPQPSGMVWTRDRDHLSASSAAAAISVQSAGCGWEATPSAEFSEFDQLAAESMEGKGSVPEMTSAGGWAKTSCNLLNQSAAPEVWGSGSTASLATSGANQNFGKVDNLDEPSWASKQEKPFESNATTLSGSFMKKSHFFESSCPSPTPSSERDDIPLSQISEPDPDDKWNEASGTPAAESEAIAPDTTVLASMPLDLSVLSSQVVRSMDEVAEQSTEIENLSPFSSATENYQPSLAGTSDNLVNLPLSAIPAAKPDAVESVSVQEPDSMVGSQVVSELKEAKYDLDGLHASVSSSGSGLDQNQAKNLECFSGSKCVLEDTKLPSPTPASEPSGRVLAIDYTSGKSQSDTLGSSDVFVSPLSPIRSDPSMGPAAFGNPASSMAEGASDKGWTQGSANIIWGISGQRQTSTETGWMMPKQKRTSANTSWVTPAQGNREENLGWVTQGNMNPNAGWGVPTASSPGSSLEESIKANSEAETGWGVPGAGNINWSPQKQQGNDDTGWGTALGSNNAGWSSSAGYHDVLISQKRHGGDRYHGGREPGHGGENNPRNKTYIGGDGGGGWSQPSPRGQWQGFGRGHVQRGVCKFHESGHCKKGASCKYLHR